A section of the Felis catus isolate Fca126 chromosome B2, F.catus_Fca126_mat1.0, whole genome shotgun sequence genome encodes:
- the CUL9 gene encoding cullin-9 isoform X11, producing the protein MNTVTMLKRRELRFRDEATCPKNNHREVRMVGERRAGDVMVPLGPQLQAYPEELIRQRPGHDGHPEYLIRWSVLKCGEVGRVGVEEGRTEHILMWLSTPEVYANCPMLLGERALSKGPQHEQAGGSGSFSCDPGGLDDTAMGEMEADVRALVRRAARQLAEGGTSSLTAAVLHTIHVLSAYASIGPLTGVFRETGALDLLMHMLCNPEPQIRRSAGKMLQALAAHDAGSRAHVLLSLSQQDGIEQHMDFDSRYTLLELFAETTSSEEHCMAFEGIHLPQIPGKLLFSLVKRYLCVTSLLDQLNNSPEPGAGDRGSLSPREFSQEKSRGQRELEFSMAVGSLISELVRSMGWARNLSEQSTSSPRPTRSIFQPCVSGPSLLLPAMVATPRKQERAFRQRSEFSSRCGYGEYVRETLQAGMRVRMLDDYEEVSAGDEGEFRQSNNGVPPVQVFWQSTGRTYWVHWHMLEILGPEEAAEDAASGAVEKGAGAPLLGTALPSWDWKPVEGLYSLPYLQPEPPKNERLGYLTQAEWWELLFFIKKLDVCEQQPILQNLRENLDETLGEKALGEISVPVEMAEGLLQVLSNRFEGSTLSDLLNSQIYTKYALLPDELSISSSSQSHSCSPNPEEESKLEVSFSEEETESPKAKAEPPKADADTAKGKTEPPMAQSDSQLFNQLLVTEGMVLPPEMKEAASEMARGLRGPGPRSSLDQHVAAVVATVQISSLDTDLQLSGLYALSQAVEEATERDHPLVRPDRSLREKLVKTLVELLTNQVGEKMVVVLALRLLYLLMTKHEWRPLFAREGGIYAVLVCMQEYKTSVLVQQAGLAALKMLAIASSSEIPTFITGRDSIHPLFDAQMTREIFASIDSATRPGSESLLLTVPAAVILMLNTEGCSSAVRNGLLLLNLLLCNHHTLGDQIITRELRDTLFRHSGIAPGTEPMPTTRTILMMLLNRYSEPPGCPEHTAALETPGTQGQDGSPEHLIRSLAGGPSAELLLGLERVLCREGGPGGAVRPLLKRLQQETQPFLLLLRTLDAPGPNKTLLLTALRVMTRLLDHPEAMVLPWHEVLEPCLNCLNGPNSDSEIVQELLCFLHRLASMHKDYAVVLCCLGAKEALSKVLDKHSAQLLLACELRDLVTECEKHAQLYSNLTSSILAGCIQMVLGQIEDHRRTHRPINIPFFDVFLRHLCQGSSVEVKEDKCWEKVEVSSNPHRASKLTDRNPKTYWESNGSTGSHYITLHMHRGVLIRQLTLLVASEDSSYMPARVVVFGGDSASCISTELNTVNVMPSASRVILLENLNRFWPIIQIRIKRCQQGGIDTRVRGVEVLGPKPTFWPLFREQLCRRTCLFYTIRAQAWSRDIAEDRRRLLQLCPRLNRVLRHEQNFADRFLPDDEAAQALGKTCWEALVSPLVQNITSPDAEGVSSLGWLLDQYLEQRESSQNPLSRAASFASRVRRLCHLLVHVEPPPGPSPEPSTRPISKNGKGRDRSPGPSPVLPSSSLRNITQCWLSVVQEQVSRFLAAAWRAPDFVPRYCKLYEHLQRAGSELFGPRAAFTLALRSGFSGALLQQSFLTAAHISEQFARHIDQQIQGGLVGGAPGVEMLGRLQRHLEPIMVLSGLELATTFEHFYQHYMADRLLSLGSSWLEGAVLEQIGLCFPNRLPQQMLRSLSMSEELQHQFHLFQLQRLDKLLLEQENEEEQGLDEEEEEAEEEEAEKELFIEDSSPTVSILVLSPRCWPVSPLCYLYHPRKCLPTEFCDALDRFSNFYSQSQNHPVLDMGPHRRLQWTWLGRAELKFGDQTLHVSTMQMWLLLHFNETEEVSVETLLKNSDLTPELLLQALLPLTSENGPLTLHEGQDFPHRGVLRLRAPEPQHCGEALWLIPPQTYLNVEKDEGRTLEQKRNLLSCLIVRILKAHGEKGLHIDQLVCLVLEAWQKGPNPPGSLGRAVAGGVACTSTDVLSCILHLLGQGYVERRDDRPQILVYATPEPMGPCRGQAEVPFCGNQTAKTSKPSPEAVAALASLQLPAGRTMSPQEVEGLMEQTVRQVQETLNLEADVAQHLLAHSHWGAEQLLQSYSDNPEPLLLAAGLCVPQAQEAPARPDHCPVCVSPLEPDDDLPSLCCMHYCCKSCWNEYLTTRIEQNLVLNCTCPIADCPAQPTGAFIRAIVSSPDVISKYEKALLRGYVESCSNLTWCTNPQGCDRILCRQGLGCGTTCSKCGWASCFNCSFPEAHYPASCGHMSQWVDDGGYYDGMSVEAQSKHLAKLISKRCPSCQAPIEKNEGCLQ; encoded by the exons ATGAATACTGTTACCATGTTGAAGAGAAGGGAACTGAGGTTCAGGGATGAAGCAACTTGTCCAAAAAATAATCACAGA GAGGTCAGGATGGTGGGGGAACGGCGCGCTGGGGACGTCATGGTGCCCTTGGGGCCCCAGCTGCAGGCATATCCTGAAGAGCTTATTCGACAGCGGCCTGGGCATGATGGGCATCCTGAATACCTCATCCGATGGAGTGTTCTGAAGTGTGGGGAAGTGGGCAGAGTGGGTGTGGAAGAGGGTAGGACAGAGCACATCCTCATGTGGCTGTCAACCCCCGAAGTCTACGCCAACTGCCCCATGCTGTTAGGTGAGCGGGCTCTATCTAAGGGACCTCAGCATGAACAAGCTGGGGGTTCAGGAAGCTTTTCCTGCGATCCCGGAGGTCTGGATGACACAGCAATGGGAGAGATGGAGGCTGATGTGCGGGCACTGGTGCGCAGGGCTGCCAGGCAGCTGGCAGAAGGTGGCACCTCGAGCCTCACAGCTGCTGTGCTCCACACCATCCATGTGCTCAGTGCCTATGCCAGCATTGGGCCCCTCACTGGGGTCTTCAGGGAGACAGGAGCCCTGGACCTGCTTATGCACATGTTATGCAACCCTGAGCCTCAGATCCGTCGGAGTGCTGGCAAGATGCTGCAGGCTCTGGCAGCCCACGATGCTG GGAGTCGGGCTCACGTCCTTCTGTCACTGAGCCAGCAAGATGGCATCGAGCAGCACATGGATTTTGACAGCCGCTATACTTTGCTGGAGCTGTTTGCAGAGACCACATCCTCTGAGGAACACTGCATGGCCTTTGAGGGCATTCATCTGCCTCAG ATCCCAGGAAAGCTGCTCTTCTCCCTGGTGAAACGTTACCTGTGTGTCACCTCCCTGCTGGATCAGCTGAATAACAGTCCAGAGCCAGGGGCTGGAGACCGAGGCTCCCTGTCCCCAAGGGAGTTCAGCCAGGAGAAAAGCCGGGGGCAGCGGGAGCTGGAGTTCAGTATGGCTGTGGGCAGCCTCATCTCAGAGCTGGTGCGGAGCATGGGCTGGGCCCGGAACCTCAGCGAACAGAGCACGTCATCACCGCGGCCAACGCGGTCCATATTTCAGCCCTGCGTTTCAGGCCCTAGTCTTTTGCTCCCTGCCATGGTTGCCACCCCTAGAAAGCAAGAACGGGCCTTCCGTCAGCGCTCTGAATTCTCAAGTCGCTGTGGCTATGGTGAGTACGTGCGAGAGACGCTGCAGGCTGGGATGCGAGTTCGCATGCTGGATGACTACGAGGAGGTCAGCGCTGGGGACGAGGGCGAGTTCCGGCAAAGCAACAATGGCGTGCCCCCTGTGCAG GTCTTCTGGCAATCAACGGGCCGCACCTACTGGGTGCACTGGCACATGCTGGAGATCTTGGGCCCTGAGGAAGCTGCTGAAGATGCGGCTTCAGGAGCTgtggagaagggggcaggggctcCTCTGCTGGGCACAG CACTTCCCTCCTGGGACTGGAAACCTGTGGAGGGGCTCTACTCTTTGCCATACCTCCAGCCTGAGCCTCCGAAGAATGAGCGATTGGGATACCTGACTCAGGCTGAGTGGTGGGAGCTGCTCTTCTTCATCAAGAAGCTGGATGTATGTGAGCAGCAGCCAATTCTCCAGAATCTTCGGGAGAACCTGGATGAG ACCCTGGGTGAAAAGGCCTTGGGGGAAATCTCCGTGCCCGTAGAGATGGCTGAGGGTCTGCTGCAGGTGCTCAGTAATCGGTTTGAGGGCAGTACCCTCAGTGACTTGCTCAACTCCCAAATCTACACCAAGTATGCACTGCTGCCTGATGAACTGAGCATCTCGTCTTCTTCGCAAAGTCACTCATGTTCTCCAAATCCAGAAGAGGAGTCCAAGTTGGAGGTCAGCTTCTCAGAAGAAGAGACTGAGTCTCCCAAAGCAAAAGCTGAGCCCCCAAAGGCAGATGCAGACACTGCCAAGGGAAAAACTGAGCCCCCCATGGCACAGAGTGATTCACAGCTGTTTAACCAACTTCTGGTGACTGAGGGGATGGTTCTTCCCCCTGAGATGAAGGAGGCAGCCAGTG AAATGGCTAGAGGCTTGCGGGGTCCTGGTCCACGCAGCTCCCTGGATCAGCATGTGGCAGCAGTCGTGGCCACCGTGCAGATATCCAGCTTGGACACAGACCTGCAGCTCTCAGGCCTCTATGCCCTCTCTCAGGCTGTGGAGGAGGCCACTGAGCGGGACCACCCTCTGGTCCGTCCTGACAGATCCCTGAG AGAGAAGCTAGTGAAGACGCTGGTGGAGCTGCTGACCAACCAGGTGGGAGAGAAGATGGTGGTGGTGCTGGCCCTGCGCCTCCTCTACCTGCTCATGACCAAGCATGAGTGGCGCCCACTCTTTGCCAGGGAGGGTGGCATCTACGCTGTGCTGGTTTGCATGCAAGAATATAAGACTTCCGTCCTGGTGCAGCAGGCAGGGCTGGCG GCACTGAAGATGCTGGCCATTGCCAGCTCCTCGGAGATCCCCACTTTTATCACTGGCCGAGATTCTATCCATCCTTTGTTTGATGCCCAGATGACCAGAGAGATCTTCGCCAGCATTGACTCAGCCACCCGCCCAGGCTCTGAGAGCCTGCTTCTTACTGTCCCTGCAGCCGTGATCCTGATGCTGAACACAGAGGG gtgtTCCTCCGCGGTGAGAAACGGTCTGCTCCTGCTCAACCTGCTTCTATGCAACCACCACACTCTGGGGGACCAGATTATAACCCGGGAGCTGAGAGACACCTTGTTCAGGCACTCTGGGATAGCACCGGGGACAGAACCCATGCCCACCACACGTACCATCCTCATGATGCTTCTCAATCGCTACTCAGAGCCGCCAGGCTGTCCTGAGCACACAG CAGCACTGGAAACCCCTGGCACCCAGGGCCAGGATGGGTCCCCTGAGCATCTGATCCGGTCCCTAGCAGGGGGCCCATCTGCGGAACTCCTACTGGGCTTAGAGCGGGTGCTGTGCCGGGAGGGCGGCCCAGGGGGCGCCGTGAGACCCCTCCTAAAGCGCCTCCAGCAGGAGACTCAGCCCTTCCTCCTGTTGCTGCGGACTCTGGATGCCCCAGGACCCAACAAAACTCTGCTGCTGACTGCATTGAG GGTCATGACTCGGCTACTGGATCACCCTGAGGCGATGGTCCTCCCCTGGCATGAGGTCTTGGAGCCCTGCCTCAACTGTCTGAATGGCCCTAACAGTGACTCTGAG ATTGTTCAGGAGCTGCTCTGCTTTCTGCATCGCCTGGCCTCAATGCACAAGGACTATGCAGTGGTTCTCTGCTGCCTGGGAGCCAAAGAGGCCCTCTCCAAAGTCCTGGACAAGCACTCGGCTCAGCTGCTGCTGGCCTGTGAGCTTCGGGACCTGGTGACTGAGTGTGAAAAACACGCCCAGCTCTATAGTAACCTCACCTCCAGCATCCTGGCTGGCTGCATTCAG ATGGTGCTGGGCCAGATCGAAGACCACAGACGAACCCACCGACCCATCAACATCCCCTTCTTTGACGTGTTCCTCAGGCATCTCTGCCAGG GCTCCAGTGTGGAAGTGAAGGAGGACAAGTGCTGGGAGAAGGTGGAGGTGTCTTCCAACCCGCACCGGGCCAGCAAGCTGACGGATCGAAACCCCAAGACCTACTGGGAGTCCAATGGCAGCACCGGCTCCCACTACATCACCTTGCACATGCACCGTGGTGTTCTTATTAG GCAGCTGACTTTGCTCGTGGCCAGTGAGGACTCAAGTTACATGCCAGCCAGAGTGGTTGTGTTTGGGGGTGACAGTGCCAGCTGCATCAGCACTGAGCTCAACACG GTGAATGTGATGCCCTCTGCCAGCAGGGTGATCCTCCTGGAGAACCTGAACCGCTTCTGGCCCATCATCCAGATCCGCATAAAGCGCTGCCAGCAG GGTGGCATCGACACCCGGGTTCGAGGTGTGGAGGTCCTGGGCCCGAAGCCCACTTTCTGGCCACTATTCCGGGAGCAGCTGTGTCGCCGTACCTGTCTCTTCTACACCATTCGGGCGCAAGCCTGGAGCCGGGACATAGCAGAGGACCGCAGGCGCCTCCTCCAGCTCTGTCCCAG ACTGAACAGGGTTTTGCGCCACGAGCAGAATTTTGCTGATCGCTTCCTCCCTGACGATGAGGCTGCCCAAGCGCTGGGCAAGACCTGCTGGGAGGCCCTGGTCAGCCCCCTGGTGCAGAACATCACCTCCCCCG ATGCGGAAGGTGTGAGTTCCCTGGGATGGCTGCTGGATCAGTACTTAGAGCAAAGGGAGAGCTCTCAGAACCCCCTGAGTCGAGCGGCATCCTTTGCCTCTCGAGTTCGTCGCCTTTGTCACTTGCTGGTGCATGTAGAGCCTCCGCCTGGGCCTTCTCCTGAACCATCCACTCGGCCTA TCAGCAAGAACGGTAAGGGCCGGGATCGGAGCCCCGGGCCTTCACCAGTTCTTCCAAGCAGCAGCCTGAGGAACATAACCCAGTGCTGGCTGAGCGTGGTGCAAGAGCAG gTCAGCAGGTTCCTGGCTGCAGCCTGGAGGGCCCCCGACTTCGTGCCTCGGTACTGCAAACTCTACGAGCACTTGCAGAGAGCAGGTTCGGAGCTCTTTGGGCCTCGGGCAGCCTTCACGCTGGCTCTGCGCAGTGGCTTCTCAGGCGCGTTGCTACAGCAGTCCTTCCTCACCGCTGCTCAC ATAAGTGAGCAGTTTGCCAGGCACATCGACCAGCAGATCCAGGGCGGCCTGGTTGGTGGAGCCCCTGGAGTGGAAATGCTGGGCAGGCTTCAGCGGCACCTGGAGCCCATCATGGTCCTTTCTGGCCTGGAGCTGGCTACTACTTTTGAGCACTTCTACCA GCACTACATGGCAGACCGTCTCCTGAGCTTGGGCTCGAGCTGGCTGGAGGGGGCCGTGCTGGAGCAGATCGGCCTCTGCTTCCCCAACCGCCTCCCCCAGCAGATGCTGCGGAGCCTGAGCATGTCCGAGGAGCTGCAGCACCAGTTCCACCTCTTCCAGCTCCAGCGGCTTGACAAGCTGCTCTTGGAGCAGGAGAATGAGGAAGAACAGGGCCTGGACGAAGAAGAG gaggaagcagaggaagaggaggctgAGAAAGAACTATTTATCGAAGATTCAAGTCCAACAGTTTCCATACTGGTCCTGTCACCACGCTGCTGGCCGGTCTCCCCACTCTGCTACCTGTACCATCCCAGAAAGTGCCTTCCCACTGAATTCTGTGATGCCCTTGACCGCTTCTCCAATTTCTACAGCCAGA GTCAGAATCACCCAGTCCTGGACATGGGACCACATCGGCGACTGCAGTGGACGTGGCTGGGCCGGGCTGAGCTGAAGTTTGGGGACCAGACCCTGCACGTGTCCACCATGCAGATGTGGCTGCTGTTGCATTTCAATGAGACAGAG GAGGTGTCTGTAGAGACCTTGCTGAAGAATTCTGACCTCACCCCAGAGCTACTGCTCCAGGCActtctgcccctcacctctgAGAATGGCCCTTTGACCCTGCATGAGGGTCAGGACTTTCCACACAGGG GTGTGCTGCGGCTTCGGGCGCCTGAGCCCCAGCACTGTGGGGAGGCCCTGTGGCTGATACCTCCCCAGACATACCTGAATGTAGAGAAGGATGAGGGCCGAACTCTGGAACAGAAGAGGAACCTCTTGAGCTGTCTTATTGTCCGTATTCTCAAAGCCCACGGGGAAAAGGGCCTCCACATTGATCAGCTGGTTTGTCTG GTGCTGGAGGCCTGGCAGAAGGGTCCAAACCCCCCGGGGAGCCTGGGCCGTGCTGTTGCAGGAGGCGTGGCCTGTACCAGTACAGACGTCCTTTCTTGCATCCTGCACCTCCTGGGCCAGGGCTATGTGGAACGGCGTGACGACCGGCCCCAGATCCTGGTGTATGCCACCCCAGAGCCTATGGGGCCTTGCCGGGGTCAGGCAGAGGTCCCCTTCTGCGGCAACCAGACCGCCAAGACCTCCAAGCCTAG CCCAGAAGCTGTGGCTGCCCTGGCATCTCTCCAGCTGCCTGCAGGCCGCACCATGAGCCCCCAGGAGGTAGAAGGGTTGATGGAGCAGACGGTGCGGCAGGTGCAAGAGACGCTGAACCTAGAGGCAGATGTGGCTCAGCACCTTTTGGCTCATTCCCACTGGGGTGCTGAACAGCTGCTGCAGAGCTACAGTGATAACCCTGAGCCACTGCTGCTGGCAGCTGGGCTGTGTGTACCCCAGGCCCAGGAGGCCCCCGCACGCCCTGACCACTGCCCTGTCTGTGTCAGCCCCCTGGAGCCTGACGAcgacttgccctctctctgctgcaTGCACTACTGCTGCAAG